The nucleotide sequence CTGGCGCGGCGACCACCGCAACGAGATGCTGCAGCGCATCTACGGCACGGCCTGGGCTTCCAAGGAGGAGCTGCAGCAGTACCTGAAGATGCTGGAGGAAGCCGAAAAGCGCGACCACCGCAAGCTCGGCCGGGAGCTGGACCTGTTCCATATCGACGACGTCGCGCCCGGCGTGGTGTTCTGGCATCCCAAGGGCTGGGCCGTGTGGCAGGTCGTCGAGCAGTACATGCGTCAGGTCTACAAGGACACCGGCTACCAGGAGGTCAAGGGACCGCAGATCCTGGACAAGAGCCTGTGGGAGAAGACCGGCCACTGGCAGAACTACCGCGAGAACATGTTCGTCACCGAGAGCGAGAAGCGCGACTACGCGCTCAAGCCGATGAACTGCCCCGGCCACGTGCTGATCTTCAAGTCGGCCCTGCGCAGCTACCGCGACCTGCCGATGCGCTACGGCGAGTTCGGCCAGTGCCACCGCAACGAGCCCTCCGGCGCGCTGCACGGCATCATGCGCGTGCGCGGCTTCACGCAGGACGACGGCCACGCCTTCTGCACCGAGGACCAGATCCTGGACGAGTGCGTGGCCTACACGGCGCAGCTGCAGAAGGTCTACCAGGATTTCGGCTTCGCCGACATCCTCTACAAGGTGGCCACGCGCCCGGAGCACCGGGTCGGCTCGGACGAGCTGTGGGACAAGGCCGAGCACGCCTGCATGGAAGCGCTGCGCCGCTCGGGCGTGGAGTTCGTCGTCGCCCCGGGCGACGGCGCGTTCTACGGGCCCAAGATCGAGTACACGCTCAAGGACGCGCTGGGACGCCAGTGGCAGTGCGGCACCATGCAGGTGGACTTCAACACGGCCGAGCGGCTGGGTGCCGAGTACGTGACCGAGACCAGCGGCCGCGCCCACCCGGTGATGCTGCACCGGGCCATCGTCGGCAGCCTGGAGCGCTTCATCGGCATGCTGATCGAACACCATGCCGGCGCGCTGCCCGCCTGGCTGGCGCCGGTGCAGGTGGTGGTGGCGAGCATCACGGACAACCAGGCCGACTATGCCCGCGAGGTGGCCAAATCGCTTCAGAATCAAGGGGTTAGGGTTGAGCTCGATCTGCGCAACGAGAAAATCACGTATAAAATACGCGAGCATTCGATGCAAAAGCTGCCTTACATCCTGGTCGTCGGCGACAAGGAAAAGGCGGCAGGCGCCGTCTCCGTGCGCGCTCGTGGCAACCAGGACCTCGGCTCGATGCCTCTCGAAGCTTTTTCGCAGAGGCTCGCCGCCGACATCACCAGCAAAAGCTGATCGTGGATGGAAAGCCGGTTGCCCGCGCCAACAGGGACGGTTCAGCTACTGTTTTGGTAGCAAACCATTATGAAGGATTGAACCATCGCTACTGACTTTCGCGACCGCCGCCACCGCGAGGAACGCAAGCACCGCCTGAACCGGGAAATCATGGCCCCGGAAGTCCGCCTCTCCGGCCCCGAGAACGAGCCCCTGGGCATCGTCAGCCTGCAAGAGGCGCTGCGCATGGCGGGCGAGCTGGACGTGGACCTGGTCGAGATTGCCGCGACTGCCAACCCGCCGGTGTGCCGGCTGATGGACTACGGCAAGTTCAAGTACCAGGAACAGAAGAAGGCGGCGGAAGCGAAAGCCAAGCAGACGGTCATCGAGATCAAGGAAATCAAGTTCCGGCCGGGCACCGACGAGGGCGACTACGCCATCAAGATGCGCAACATCCGCCGTTTCCTGGCCGAGGGGGACAAGTGCAAGATCACGCTGCGCTTCCGCGGCCGCGAGATCACGCACCAGGAGATCGGCATGGCGTTGCTCAACCGCATCCGCGACGAGCTGGGCGACAGCATCCTAATCGAGCAGTTCCCCAAGCTGGAAGGCCGGCAGATGATCATGATGATCGCGCCGAGCCGCAAGAAGGTCGTTGCCAAGCCGGCCGCCGAGCCGCAAGGCGCTTCGGCCTGAGGGGTTTCAAGGACAGGTTCAGCCGCCGCCGGGTCTGGTCGCCCGGCGGCGCTGTGAAGGAAGGCTTCGGCCTTCCACAAGTGGCTCGGGGCCAACAAGTCCGCGGAAGGTTCGCGGCGCCTCACGAGCACAACGAAGAAGGAGCATTCACATGCCCAAGATGAAGACCAAGAGCGGCGCCAAGAAGCGTTTCCGCGTCCGTCCCGGTGGGACCGTCAAGCGTGGCCAGGCTTTCAAGCGCCACATCCTGACGAAGAAGACCACCAAGAACAAGCGCCATCTGCGTGGTGCGGTCGCTGTGCATGAGACCAACATGGGTCACATGGCGCAGATGCTGCCGTTCGCCGGCCTGTAAACACTGACGGACAAGGAGAAAACACATGCCTCGCGTCAAACGCGGCGTCACCGCCCGCGCCCGCCACAAGAAAGTTCTCGCCCTGGCCAAGGGCTTCCGCGGCCGCCGCGGCAACGTCTTCCGCATCGCCAAAGAGGCGGTGATGAAGGCCGGGCAGTACGCCTACCGCGACCGCCGCACCAAGAAGCGCGTGTTCCGCCAGCTGTGGATCGCCCGCATCAACGCGGCCGCGCGCGAGTGCGGCCTGACCTACAGCCAGTTCGCCAACGGCATCCGCAAGGCCGGTATCGAGATCGACCGCAAGGTGCTGGCCGACCTCGCCGTGCACGACAAGGCGGCCTTTGCCGGCATCGTGGAGCAGGCCAAGGCCAAGCTGGCTGCCTGAGCTCACGGCGGGCGCGCACGTGGCGCCCGCTTTCGCGAAACCTCAAGGACAGGGGCTAGGGCGCAGCACTAGCCCCTGTTTTCGTCTGATGACCACCAACGATCTCGAATCCATCGTCGCGGCCGCCCGCCAGGCGTTCGCCCAGGCGGCCACGCCGGCCGAACTGGAGAACGCCAAGGCGCAGTTCACCGGCAAGTCGGGCCGCGTCACCGAGCTGATGAAGGGCATGGCCGCGCTCCCGGTCGACGAGAAGAAGACGCGCGGCGCGGCGATCAACCAGGCCAAGCAGGCGATCGAGGCGGCGCTGCACGAGCGCCGCCAGGCGCTGGCCGACGCCGAGCTGGAAGCGCAGCTCGAGGCCGAGGCGCTCGACGTGTCGCTTCCGGGCCGCCTGCGCGAGCCCGGCGCACTGCACCCGATCACGCTGACCCAGGAACGCATCGAGCTGATCTTCGCCAGCATGGGCTTCGACGTGGCCGACGGCCCCGAAGTCGAGAGCGACTGGCACAGCTTCACGTCGCTGAACAACCCGCCCAACCACCCGGCGCGCTCGATGCAGGACACGTTCTACGTGGACATCAAGGGCGACGACGGCATCCCGTACAACCTGCGGCCGCACACCAGCCCGATGCAGGTGCGCTACGCCCACCAGCGCGTCAAGAAGTACGCCGAGGCGGTCCGGCGCGGCGAGCCCATGCCGGACATCCGCGTGATCGCACCGGGGCGCACGTACCGCGTGGACAACGACGCCACCCACTCGCCCATGTTCCACCAGTGCGAAGGCCTGTGGCTGGGCGAGAACGTGAGCTTCAAGGACCTGAAGGTCGTCTTCACCGACTTCTGCCGCACCTTCTTCGAAAGCGACGACCTGGCGCTGCGCTTCCGCCCCAGCTTCTTCCCGTTCACCGAGCCTTCCGCCGAGATCGACATCCAGTTCCAGAGCGGCCCGCTGGCCGGCCGCTGGCTGGAGATCTCCGGCTCCGGGCAGGTGCACCCGCAGGTGGTGCGCAACATGGGCCTCGATCCTGAAAAGTACATCGGCTTCGCCTTCGGCATGGGCATGGACCGCCTGACCATGCTGCGCTACGGCGTCAGCGACCTGCGCCTGTTCTTCGACGGCGACATCCGCTTCCTCAAGCAATTCCGGTAAGCCATGCAATTCCCCGAGTCCTGGCTGCGCGCGTTCTGCAACCCGCCGCTGTCCACGCAACAGATCGCCGACGTGCTCACCATGGGTGGCATGGAGGTGGAAGACCTGCGCCCGGTCGCGCCGCCTTTCACCCAGGTGGTGGTGGGCGAGATCAAGGAGGCCGTCCAGCATCCCAACGCCGATCGCCTGCGGGTGTGCCAAGTGGACGTGGGGCAGGGCCGGCTGCTCAATATCGTCTGCGGCGCCCCGAACGCCCGCGCGGGCATCAAGGTGCCCACCGCGTTGGTCGGTGCCGAGCTGCCGCCGGGCGAGGACGGCAAGCCGTTCGCCATCAAGCTGGGCAAGCTGCGCGGCGTCGAGAGCCAGGGCATGCTGTGCTCGGCGCGCGAACTCAAGCTCAGCGAGGACCATGGGGGCCTGCTGGAGCTGGCGGCGGACGCTCCGGTCGGCAAGAGCCTGCGCGAGGTGCTGAACCTCGACGACCACGTCTTCACGCTCAAGCTCACTCCCAACCTGGCGCATGCGCTGTCGGTGTACGGCGTCGCCCGCGAGCTGTCGGCGCTGACCGGCGCCCCATTGAGGGAGCCGAAATTCGAGCCAGTGCCGCCGTGCCACGACGCCAGGCTGAAGGTCAGGCTGAACGCCCCGGACCTCTGCGGGCGCTTCAGCGGCCGCATCATCCGCAACGTCGACACCCGGGCCAAGACGCCGCAGTGGATGGTGGACCGCTTGGCCGGCTGCGGCCAGCGCAGCGTCACCGCATTGGTCGACATCTCCAATTACGTGATGTTCGAGTTCGGCCGGCCCTCGCACATCTTCGACCACGACAAGATCCACGGTGCGCTGGACGTGCGCTGGGGCCGCCCGGGCGAAAAGCTCAGGCTGCTGAACGGCAGCACGATCGAGGTCGACGGCAGGGTCGGCGTGATCGCTGACGACGTCCAGGTCGAGTCGCTGGCGGGCATCATGGGCGGCGATGCCACCGCCGTGTCCGACGACACCCGGAACGTCTATGTCGAGGCCGCCTTCTGGTGGCCGGAAGCGGTGCAGGGGCGTTCCCGGCGCTACAACTTCTCCACCGACGCGGGCCACCGCTTCGAGCGCGGCGTCGACCCGAGCACGACGGTCGAACACATCGAGCACGTCACCCGCCTCATCCTGGACATCTGCGGCGGCGAGGCCGGCCCCCTGGACGACCAGGTAGCCAGGCTGCCGCAGCGCAAGCCGGTGCAGCTGCGCGTCGCCCGTGCCGCCAGGGTGATCGGCATGGCTGTCACCGAGCGGCAATGCCTGGACGCCTTCGCCCGCCTGCGGCTGCCGGCCCAGGCGGACAACGGCGTCGTCACCGTGACGCCGCCGCCGTACCGCTTCGACCTGGCGATCGAGGAGGACCTGGTCGAAGAGGTGGCGCGCATCGTCGGCTACGAGCGCCTGCCCACCACGCCGCCCCTGGCGCCCATCACCGCCAAGCTGCCGCCGGAGAGCCGGCGCAGCCGCTTCGCGCTGCGGCGCCTGCTGGCCGCCCTGGGTTACCAGGAAACCATCAACTTCAGCTTCGTCGAGGCGGCCTGGGAGCGCGACCTGGCCGGCAACGCCGATCCGGTGCGCCTGCTCAACCCGATCGCCAGCCAGATGAGCGTGATGCGCTCCTCGCTGCTGGGTTCCTTGCTGCAGGTGCTGAAGTTCAACCTGGACCGCAAGGCCGACCGCGTGCGCATCTTCGAGGTGGGCCGCGTGTTCCGCCGCGACGCGTCCGTGGCCACCACCGACACGACGGTGCGCGGCGTGCACCAGCCCATGCACCTGGCGGGCCTGGCCTTCGGTGCGGCCGAGGGCCTGCAGTGGGGCCGCAAGGAGCAGGGCGCCGTCGACTTCTTCGACGTCAAGGGCGATGTCGAGGCGCTGCTGTCGCCGCGCCGGGCGGAATTCCGCCCCGGCGAGCACCCGGCGCTGCACCCCGGGCGCTGCGCCACGATCTGGCTGGACGGCCGGCAGGTCGGCGTCCTGGGCGAACTGCATCCGCGCTGGCGCCAGGGCTGGGAACTGCCCGAGCCTGCGGTGCTGTTCGAGATCGATCTCGAGGCCGCCTCGCAGCGGCCGGTGCCCGCCTTCCGCGGCGTGCCGCGGGTGCAGCCGGTAGAACGCGACATCGCCATCGTGGTGCGTGACGACGTCAGCCATGCCGACCTGATGCGCGCCATCCACGGTGCCCAGGCGGGCGGCCTGCTGCGGCAGGCACTGTTGTTCGATGTCTACAAGCCCCGGCAGGCCGCCGCGGGGCTGGCAGCCAATGAGAAGAGCCTGGCCGTGCGCTTGACGCTGGGTGGCATGGAAGCAACACTGACGGATGCCCAGATCGAGGCAGCGGTGCAATCCGTCATCGATCGCATCGCCCGCGAGGTGGGCGGGCGGCTGCGCAGCTGATGCCGTGTGACGAGGAGGACAACAACGATGCAAGAACAAGAGGCAGCCATGGAATTCACCGTCGAGAGCCTGGAAACACCGGCCCTGACCAAGGCGCAGCTGGCCGAGCTGCTGTTCGAGCGGATCGGCCTGAACAAGCGCGAGTCCAAGGACATGATCGACGCCTTTTTCGACCTGGTGGCGGGCAGCCTGGTAGGCGGCGACGACGTGAAGATCTCCGGCTTCGGCAATTTCCAGATCCGCACCAAGGCGCCACGGCCCGGCCGCAATCCGCGCACCGGCGAGGCCATCCCCATCCAGGCGCGGCGCGTCGTCACCTTCCATGCCAGCCACAAGCTCAAGGAGCAGATCCAGGGCAATGGCATCGACAGCGGCACGGCCGAAGACTGACTGGTACAGGCGCCACGGTCCGGCAGCGG is from Ramlibacter tataouinensis TTB310 and encodes:
- the thrS gene encoding threonine--tRNA ligase codes for the protein MIHITLPDGSRREYPGPVTVADVAASIGPGLAKAAIAGKVDGKVVDTTYTIAKDSPVSIITAKDAEGLDVIRHSTAHLLAYAVKELFPEAQVTIGPVIDNGFYYDFAYKRPFTPEDLAAIEKRMAELAAKDEPVTRRVLPRDQAVEHFKAMGEQYKAEIIGSIPAGEDVSLYAEGGFEDLCRGPHVPSTGKLRHFKLMKVAGAYWRGDHRNEMLQRIYGTAWASKEELQQYLKMLEEAEKRDHRKLGRELDLFHIDDVAPGVVFWHPKGWAVWQVVEQYMRQVYKDTGYQEVKGPQILDKSLWEKTGHWQNYRENMFVTESEKRDYALKPMNCPGHVLIFKSALRSYRDLPMRYGEFGQCHRNEPSGALHGIMRVRGFTQDDGHAFCTEDQILDECVAYTAQLQKVYQDFGFADILYKVATRPEHRVGSDELWDKAEHACMEALRRSGVEFVVAPGDGAFYGPKIEYTLKDALGRQWQCGTMQVDFNTAERLGAEYVTETSGRAHPVMLHRAIVGSLERFIGMLIEHHAGALPAWLAPVQVVVASITDNQADYAREVAKSLQNQGVRVELDLRNEKITYKIREHSMQKLPYILVVGDKEKAAGAVSVRARGNQDLGSMPLEAFSQRLAADITSKS
- the infC gene encoding translation initiation factor IF-3, which produces MATDFRDRRHREERKHRLNREIMAPEVRLSGPENEPLGIVSLQEALRMAGELDVDLVEIAATANPPVCRLMDYGKFKYQEQKKAAEAKAKQTVIEIKEIKFRPGTDEGDYAIKMRNIRRFLAEGDKCKITLRFRGREITHQEIGMALLNRIRDELGDSILIEQFPKLEGRQMIMMIAPSRKKVVAKPAAEPQGASA
- the rpmI gene encoding 50S ribosomal protein L35, whose product is MPKMKTKSGAKKRFRVRPGGTVKRGQAFKRHILTKKTTKNKRHLRGAVAVHETNMGHMAQMLPFAGL
- the rplT gene encoding 50S ribosomal protein L20 → MPRVKRGVTARARHKKVLALAKGFRGRRGNVFRIAKEAVMKAGQYAYRDRRTKKRVFRQLWIARINAAARECGLTYSQFANGIRKAGIEIDRKVLADLAVHDKAAFAGIVEQAKAKLAA
- the pheS gene encoding phenylalanine--tRNA ligase subunit alpha is translated as MTTNDLESIVAAARQAFAQAATPAELENAKAQFTGKSGRVTELMKGMAALPVDEKKTRGAAINQAKQAIEAALHERRQALADAELEAQLEAEALDVSLPGRLREPGALHPITLTQERIELIFASMGFDVADGPEVESDWHSFTSLNNPPNHPARSMQDTFYVDIKGDDGIPYNLRPHTSPMQVRYAHQRVKKYAEAVRRGEPMPDIRVIAPGRTYRVDNDATHSPMFHQCEGLWLGENVSFKDLKVVFTDFCRTFFESDDLALRFRPSFFPFTEPSAEIDIQFQSGPLAGRWLEISGSGQVHPQVVRNMGLDPEKYIGFAFGMGMDRLTMLRYGVSDLRLFFDGDIRFLKQFR
- the pheT gene encoding phenylalanine--tRNA ligase subunit beta — translated: MQFPESWLRAFCNPPLSTQQIADVLTMGGMEVEDLRPVAPPFTQVVVGEIKEAVQHPNADRLRVCQVDVGQGRLLNIVCGAPNARAGIKVPTALVGAELPPGEDGKPFAIKLGKLRGVESQGMLCSARELKLSEDHGGLLELAADAPVGKSLREVLNLDDHVFTLKLTPNLAHALSVYGVARELSALTGAPLREPKFEPVPPCHDARLKVRLNAPDLCGRFSGRIIRNVDTRAKTPQWMVDRLAGCGQRSVTALVDISNYVMFEFGRPSHIFDHDKIHGALDVRWGRPGEKLRLLNGSTIEVDGRVGVIADDVQVESLAGIMGGDATAVSDDTRNVYVEAAFWWPEAVQGRSRRYNFSTDAGHRFERGVDPSTTVEHIEHVTRLILDICGGEAGPLDDQVARLPQRKPVQLRVARAARVIGMAVTERQCLDAFARLRLPAQADNGVVTVTPPPYRFDLAIEEDLVEEVARIVGYERLPTTPPLAPITAKLPPESRRSRFALRRLLAALGYQETINFSFVEAAWERDLAGNADPVRLLNPIASQMSVMRSSLLGSLLQVLKFNLDRKADRVRIFEVGRVFRRDASVATTDTTVRGVHQPMHLAGLAFGAAEGLQWGRKEQGAVDFFDVKGDVEALLSPRRAEFRPGEHPALHPGRCATIWLDGRQVGVLGELHPRWRQGWELPEPAVLFEIDLEAASQRPVPAFRGVPRVQPVERDIAIVVRDDVSHADLMRAIHGAQAGGLLRQALLFDVYKPRQAAAGLAANEKSLAVRLTLGGMEATLTDAQIEAAVQSVIDRIAREVGGRLRS
- a CDS encoding integration host factor subunit alpha, coding for MEFTVESLETPALTKAQLAELLFERIGLNKRESKDMIDAFFDLVAGSLVGGDDVKISGFGNFQIRTKAPRPGRNPRTGEAIPIQARRVVTFHASHKLKEQIQGNGIDSGTAED